A part of Thermotoga petrophila RKU-1 genomic DNA contains:
- a CDS encoding GH36-type glycosyl hydrolase domain-containing protein, which translates to MRFGYFDDVNREYVITTPQTPYPWINYLGTEDFFSIISHMAGGYCFYKDARLRRITRFRYNNVPTDAGGRYFYIREENGDFWTPTWMPVRKDLSFFEARHGLGYTKITGERNGLRATITYFVPRHFTGEVHHLVLENRTNTPRRIKLFSFIEFCLWNALDDMTNFQRNYSTGEVEIEGSVIYHKTEYRERRNHYAFYSVNQPIDGFDTDRESFIGLYSGFEAPQAVVEGKPRNSVASGWAPIASHYLEIELAPSEKKELIFILGYVENPEEEKWEKPGVINKKRAKEMIEKFKTGEDVEHALKELKEYWDDLLGRIQVETHDEKLNRMVNIWNQYQCMVTFNISRSASYFESGISRGIGFRDSNQDILGFVHMIPEKARQRILDLASIQFEDGSTYHQFQPLTKKGNNEIGGGFNDDPLWLILSTSAYIKETGDWSILDEEVPFDNDPNKKASLFEHLKRSFYFTVNNLGPHGLPLIGRADWNDCLNLNCFSKDPDESFQTTVNALDGRVAESVFIAGLFVLAGKEFVEICKRRGLEEEAREAEKHVNKMIETTLKYGWDGEWFLRAYDAFGRKVGSKECEEGKIFIEPQGMCVMASIGVDNGYAEKALDSVKKYLDTPYGLVLQQPAYSRYYIELGEISSYPPGYKENAGIFCHNNPWVAIAETVIGRGDRAFEIYRKITPAYLEDISEIHRTEPYVYAQMVAGKDAPRHGEAKNSWLTGTAAWSFVAITQHILGIRPTYDGLVVDPCIPKEWEGFRITRKFRGSIYDITVKNLSHVSKGVKEIIVDGKKIEGQVLPVFEDGKVHRVEVVMG; encoded by the coding sequence GTGCGATTCGGTTATTTTGATGACGTCAACCGTGAATACGTGATCACAACTCCTCAAACTCCGTATCCATGGATAAATTATCTGGGAACGGAGGACTTCTTTTCCATCATATCTCACATGGCAGGGGGTTACTGTTTTTACAAAGACGCGAGACTCAGAAGAATAACGAGGTTCAGATACAACAACGTTCCAACGGATGCTGGAGGAAGGTACTTTTACATCAGAGAAGAAAATGGAGATTTCTGGACACCCACGTGGATGCCTGTGAGAAAAGATCTTTCCTTCTTTGAAGCGCGCCACGGTCTTGGATACACAAAGATCACAGGTGAAAGGAACGGCCTGAGAGCCACCATCACCTACTTTGTGCCAAGACATTTCACAGGGGAGGTCCATCACCTTGTTCTGGAGAACAGAACGAACACGCCGAGGAGGATAAAACTTTTCTCCTTTATAGAGTTCTGCCTCTGGAACGCTCTCGATGATATGACGAACTTCCAGAGAAACTACAGTACGGGTGAAGTGGAAATAGAAGGTTCTGTGATTTACCACAAGACAGAATACAGAGAAAGAAGAAACCACTACGCGTTCTATTCTGTGAATCAACCGATAGATGGTTTTGATACAGACAGAGAGTCCTTCATAGGTCTCTACAGCGGTTTTGAAGCTCCTCAAGCGGTGGTGGAAGGAAAACCCAGAAATTCCGTCGCGAGCGGGTGGGCACCGATCGCTTCACATTACTTAGAGATAGAACTCGCTCCATCCGAAAAGAAAGAACTCATCTTCATTCTCGGGTACGTAGAGAATCCAGAGGAGGAAAAATGGGAAAAGCCCGGTGTGATAAACAAAAAGCGAGCAAAAGAGATGATAGAGAAATTCAAAACAGGTGAAGATGTTGAGCACGCCCTGAAGGAACTCAAAGAATACTGGGACGACCTTCTTGGAAGAATACAGGTAGAAACCCATGACGAAAAACTCAACAGAATGGTGAACATCTGGAATCAGTACCAGTGTATGGTCACGTTCAACATCTCTCGAAGCGCTTCGTACTTCGAGTCTGGTATCAGTAGAGGAATAGGTTTCAGGGACTCGAACCAGGATATCTTAGGTTTTGTTCACATGATCCCGGAGAAGGCAAGGCAGAGAATACTCGATTTGGCCTCTATCCAATTCGAGGATGGAAGCACTTACCACCAGTTCCAGCCGCTCACCAAGAAGGGCAACAACGAAATAGGAGGAGGCTTCAACGACGATCCGCTTTGGCTCATTCTCTCAACGAGCGCTTACATCAAAGAAACGGGTGACTGGAGCATACTGGACGAAGAGGTTCCCTTCGACAACGATCCGAACAAAAAGGCATCACTCTTCGAGCATCTGAAGAGATCTTTCTACTTCACTGTGAACAACCTCGGTCCCCACGGTCTTCCATTGATAGGAAGGGCCGATTGGAACGATTGTCTTAACCTCAATTGTTTCTCGAAAGATCCCGATGAGTCTTTCCAAACAACCGTCAACGCTCTCGACGGAAGGGTAGCGGAGTCCGTCTTCATAGCGGGGCTCTTCGTTCTTGCTGGAAAAGAATTCGTGGAGATCTGCAAAAGACGAGGACTTGAAGAAGAAGCGAGAGAAGCAGAAAAACATGTGAACAAAATGATCGAGACCACTCTGAAATACGGCTGGGATGGTGAATGGTTCCTCAGGGCGTACGATGCCTTTGGGAGAAAGGTGGGAAGCAAAGAGTGTGAAGAAGGTAAGATCTTCATAGAACCACAGGGAATGTGTGTTATGGCAAGTATCGGTGTGGACAACGGATACGCGGAAAAAGCTCTCGATTCTGTCAAAAAATATCTCGACACACCCTACGGACTCGTTCTTCAGCAGCCGGCGTACAGCAGATATTACATCGAGCTTGGTGAGATCTCGAGTTACCCACCGGGCTACAAAGAAAACGCGGGGATCTTCTGTCACAACAACCCATGGGTAGCGATAGCCGAGACTGTTATAGGTAGGGGAGACAGAGCCTTTGAGATCTACAGAAAAATCACACCGGCTTATCTCGAAGACATCAGCGAAATACACAGGACTGAGCCGTACGTCTACGCTCAGATGGTTGCCGGAAAAGATGCACCGAGGCATGGAGAGGCAAAGAATTCCTGGCTCACGGGGACTGCTGCTTGGAGCTTTGTAGCGATCACTCAGCATATACTCGGGATAAGGCCTACTTACGACGGCCTGGTGGTGGATCCCTGCATCCCGAAAGAATGGGAAGGATTCAGGATCACAAGAAAGTTCAGAGGAAGCATCTACGATATAACGGTGAAGAATCTCTCTCATGTTTCCAAAGGAGTCAAAGAGATCATTGTTGATGGAAAAAAGATAGAAGGACAAGTACTTCCAGTTTTCGAGGATGGAAAGGTGCACAGGGTTGAAGTTGTGATGGGCTGA
- a CDS encoding GH1 family beta-glucosidase → MNVKKFPEGFLWGVATASYQIEGSPLADGAGMSIWHTFSHTPGNVKNGDTGDVACDHYNRWKEDIEIIEKLGVKAYRFSISWPRILPEGTGRVNQKGLDFYNRIIDTLLEKGITPFVTIYHWDLPFALQLKGGWANREIADWFAEYSRVLFENFGDRVKNWITLNEPWVVAIVGHLYGVHAPGMRDIYVAFRAVHNLLRAHAKAVKVFRETVKDGKIGIVFNNGYFEPASEKEEDIRAARFMHQFNNYPLFLNPIYRGDYPELVLEFAREYLPENYKDDMSEIQEKIDFVGLNYYSGHLVKFDPDAPAKVSFVERDLPKTAMGWEIVPEGIYWILKKVKEEYNPPEVYITENGAAFDDVVSEDGRVHDQNRIDYLKAHIGQAWKAIQEGVPLKGYFVWSLLDNFEWAEGYSKRFGIVYVDYSTQKRIIKDSGYWYSNVVKSNSLED, encoded by the coding sequence ATGAACGTGAAAAAGTTCCCTGAAGGATTCCTCTGGGGTGTTGCAACAGCTTCCTACCAGATCGAGGGTTCTCCCCTCGCAGACGGAGCTGGTATGTCTATCTGGCACACCTTCTCCCATACTCCTGGAAATGTAAAGAACGGTGACACGGGAGATGTGGCCTGCGACCACTACAACAGATGGAAAGAGGACATTGAAATCATAGAGAAACTCGGAGTAAAGGCTTACAGATTTTCAATCAGCTGGCCAAGAATACTTCCGGAAGGAACAGGAAGGGTGAATCAGAAAGGACTGGATTTTTACAACAGGATCATAGACACCCTGCTGGAAAAAGGTATCACACCCTTTGTGACCATCTATCACTGGGATCTTCCCTTCGCTCTTCAGTTGAAAGGAGGATGGGCGAACAGAGAAATAGCGGATTGGTTCGCAGAATACTCAAGGGTTCTCTTTGAAAATTTCGGCGACCGTGTGAAGAACTGGATCACCTTGAACGAACCGTGGGTTGTTGCCATAGTGGGGCATCTGTACGGAGTCCACGCTCCTGGAATGAGAGATATTTACGTGGCTTTCCGAGCTGTTCACAATCTCTTGAGGGCACACGCCAAAGCGGTGAAAGTGTTCAGGGAAACTGTGAAAGATGGAAAGATCGGAATAGTTTTCAACAATGGATATTTCGAACCTGCGAGTGAAAAAGAGGAGGACATCAGAGCGGCGAGATTCATGCATCAGTTCAACAACTATCCTCTCTTTCTCAATCCGATCTACAGAGGAGATTATCCGGAGCTCGTTCTGGAATTTGCCAGAGAGTATCTACCGGAGAATTACAAAGATGACATGTCCGAGATACAGGAAAAGATCGACTTTGTTGGATTGAACTATTACTCCGGTCATTTGGTGAAGTTCGATCCAGATGCACCAGCTAAGGTCTCTTTCGTTGAAAGGGATCTTCCAAAAACAGCCATGGGATGGGAGATCGTTCCAGAAGGAATCTACTGGATCCTGAAGAAGGTGAAAGAAGAATACAACCCACCAGAGGTTTACATCACAGAGAATGGGGCTGCTTTTGACGACGTAGTTAGTGAAGATGGAAGAGTTCACGATCAAAACAGAATCGATTATTTGAAGGCCCACATTGGTCAGGCATGGAAGGCCATACAGGAGGGAGTGCCGCTTAAAGGTTACTTCGTCTGGTCGCTCCTCGACAATTTCGAATGGGCAGAGGGATATTCCAAGAGATTTGGTATTGTGTACGTGGACTACAGTACTCAAAAACGCATCATAAAAGACAGTGGTTACTGGTACTCGAACGTGGTCAAAAGCAACAGTCTGGAAGATTGA
- a CDS encoding alpha-amylase family glycosyl hydrolase: MGRSFFTFLLILAVSLFAVSWRDVVLYEIMIDRFNDGDPTNNDQGYGEYDPSDPAKYSGGDLKGIIDKLDYIRGLGVDGIWITPPVANQWWDPWVNYGGYHGYWARNFKEVDEHFGNIETYRKLSEEIHRKNMFLIQDIVVNHVGNYFRFKAGKFEINTGSVPTFAPTQFPFNMNDYNDPKQREMNVYHWTPDITNYNDIHQKLNYQLSGLDDLNTENPMVRSALKDSYGFWIKEVGVDGFRVDTAMYVPKDFWDDFFFGKDGIMTLKDDFIAFGEAWLTSPPMDDSAEKEIESYFDHGFNAMLDFPLCEEIRRVLKGGKPTSWLAYRIERRNQTLEKGLLVTFIDNHDMERFSRGTDEKTLRMAVAFLMTLPGIPVIYYGTEQSFEETRASMFAKGWGSGGKDHFEKGEMYDFIKSAVEFRKSHTATRYGKVKVLLSNSEGAGLLVYEVKDENETLIVVLNTSNNDKIRTIDGVFPSMEKVFSSDREARVVVQEKSTVFIVPPKSLTVFKLSSVNKYEKQTTNLTLKTTVNIYEDRVVISGETNGKRMYAYIDGLYQTIPEKVNIVDGKYSLSLDLYKMGPGNHFIILKVYGSNPKEVLYSEEIWFEVSIPTEKLAEVTDPMNDDHGPFGRYKYPLDLTFKRQMDLIGAKVERMGPNLIVWIKTREITTSWNPPLGFDHVSFQIFLDDPRRKGAEALPFQNYAIDDWDYEIFITGWNVAIFSSEGATEKKFGVQIGSPEVVVVDGWIKIAVKGEWIDFPESFNGWKLYLTTWDYDGVENRFRPLEEEPKAYRFGGGNNTEPYIMDDLWIEIKE, translated from the coding sequence GTGGGAAGGTCCTTTTTCACGTTTCTTCTAATTCTAGCTGTGAGTTTGTTTGCTGTTTCCTGGCGCGATGTTGTGCTTTATGAAATCATGATAGACAGATTCAACGATGGGGATCCAACGAACAACGATCAAGGTTATGGAGAATACGATCCTTCTGATCCAGCAAAGTATAGCGGAGGAGATTTGAAAGGAATAATTGATAAGCTTGATTATATCAGAGGTCTGGGAGTAGATGGAATATGGATTACTCCTCCAGTAGCCAACCAGTGGTGGGATCCGTGGGTTAATTACGGTGGATACCATGGATACTGGGCAAGGAATTTTAAGGAAGTAGACGAACATTTTGGGAATATCGAGACATACAGGAAGCTTTCAGAAGAAATTCACAGAAAAAATATGTTTCTCATCCAAGATATAGTTGTCAACCATGTTGGAAACTATTTCAGATTCAAAGCTGGAAAATTCGAAATTAACACAGGAAGTGTTCCAACTTTCGCACCAACTCAATTCCCCTTCAATATGAATGACTATAATGATCCGAAACAGAGAGAAATGAATGTCTACCACTGGACTCCTGATATCACTAATTACAACGACATTCATCAAAAGCTCAACTATCAGCTTTCAGGTCTCGATGATTTAAATACTGAAAATCCGATGGTCAGAAGCGCTTTGAAAGACTCCTATGGTTTCTGGATAAAAGAGGTTGGTGTTGACGGCTTCAGAGTGGATACTGCGATGTACGTTCCAAAAGATTTCTGGGATGATTTCTTCTTTGGCAAAGACGGAATAATGACCTTGAAAGATGATTTCATCGCTTTTGGTGAAGCATGGCTCACTTCTCCACCGATGGATGACAGTGCAGAAAAGGAAATAGAGAGTTATTTTGACCATGGTTTTAACGCCATGCTTGACTTTCCGCTTTGTGAAGAAATACGTCGAGTTCTAAAAGGTGGGAAACCAACTTCATGGCTTGCTTACAGAATAGAAAGGCGTAATCAAACGCTTGAAAAAGGACTTCTGGTCACTTTCATTGACAATCATGATATGGAGCGATTCAGCAGGGGAACGGACGAGAAGACATTGAGAATGGCAGTCGCTTTTCTAATGACTTTACCTGGAATTCCTGTTATTTACTATGGAACAGAACAGTCTTTTGAAGAAACACGGGCTTCGATGTTTGCAAAGGGATGGGGATCGGGCGGTAAGGATCATTTTGAGAAAGGGGAGATGTACGATTTCATAAAAAGTGCCGTTGAGTTCAGAAAGAGTCACACTGCAACGAGATACGGTAAGGTCAAAGTTCTTCTGTCGAATTCAGAAGGTGCAGGGCTTCTGGTTTATGAAGTAAAAGATGAGAATGAAACGCTCATTGTGGTTTTAAACACATCTAATAATGACAAGATTAGAACCATCGATGGTGTGTTTCCTAGTATGGAAAAGGTATTCTCAAGTGATAGAGAGGCTAGGGTTGTTGTTCAGGAAAAGTCCACGGTCTTTATCGTTCCTCCAAAGAGTCTTACCGTCTTCAAGCTTTCCTCTGTGAATAAATATGAGAAACAGACAACGAATTTGACGTTAAAAACCACCGTGAACATCTACGAAGATAGAGTAGTAATATCCGGTGAAACGAACGGCAAAAGAATGTACGCCTACATTGATGGTTTATATCAAACCATTCCCGAGAAAGTGAATATTGTCGATGGTAAATACAGTCTTTCCCTGGATCTTTATAAAATGGGTCCTGGAAACCATTTCATTATTTTGAAGGTTTACGGATCCAATCCCAAAGAAGTCCTTTATTCTGAAGAAATCTGGTTTGAGGTGTCTATACCTACCGAAAAACTCGCAGAAGTGACAGATCCTATGAATGATGATCATGGGCCTTTCGGCAGATATAAATATCCACTTGATTTAACTTTCAAGCGGCAAATGGACCTTATTGGTGCAAAGGTGGAACGCATGGGACCTAATTTGATTGTCTGGATAAAAACGAGAGAAATTACTACGAGCTGGAACCCACCGCTTGGATTCGATCATGTGAGTTTTCAAATATTCCTTGATGATCCGAGAAGAAAGGGAGCAGAAGCGTTGCCATTTCAAAATTACGCCATAGATGATTGGGACTATGAAATCTTTATAACAGGATGGAATGTGGCTATTTTTTCGTCGGAAGGAGCTACCGAGAAAAAATTCGGTGTGCAGATAGGATCTCCTGAAGTCGTTGTGGTTGATGGGTGGATAAAGATAGCTGTAAAGGGTGAATGGATTGATTTTCCAGAAAGCTTCAATGGCTGGAAATTGTACCTTACAACTTGGGATTACGATGGTGTGGAAAACAGGTTCAGGCCTCTTGAAGAGGAACCAAAAGCTTACAGGTTTGGAGGAGGAAACAACACAGAACCGTACATAATGGATGATTTATGGATCGAAATAAAGGAATAA
- a CDS encoding ABC transporter substrate-binding protein, with protein sequence MKKYFVLLLAVLLVGGLFAVKITMTSGGVGKELEVLKKQLEMFHQQYPDIEVEIIPMPDSSTERHDLYVTYFAAGETDPDVLMLDVIWPAEFAPFLEDLTADKDYFELGEFLPGTVMSVTVNGRIVAVPWFTDAGLLYYRKDLLEKYGYDHAPRTWDELVEMAKKISQAEGIHGFVWQGARYEGLVCDFLEYLWSFGGDVLDESGKVVIDSPEAVAALQFMVDLIYKHKVTPEGVTTYMEEDARRIFQNGEAVFMRNWPYAWSLVNSDESPIKGKVGVAPLPMGPGGRRAATLGGWVLGINKFSSPEEKEAAKKLIKFLTSYDQQLYKAINAGQNPTRKAVYKDPKLKEAAPFMVELLGVFINALPRPRVANYTEVSDVIQRYVHAALTRQTTPEDAIKNIAKELKFLLGQ encoded by the coding sequence ATGAAGAAGTACTTTGTTCTGTTGCTAGCAGTTCTTCTGGTTGGTGGACTCTTCGCTGTGAAAATCACTATGACATCTGGAGGGGTCGGAAAGGAACTCGAGGTACTGAAAAAGCAGCTGGAGATGTTCCACCAGCAGTACCCAGATATCGAAGTGGAAATCATTCCGATGCCGGACAGTTCAACTGAAAGGCACGATCTCTACGTCACGTACTTTGCCGCCGGAGAGACGGATCCAGACGTTCTCATGCTCGATGTGATATGGCCTGCTGAGTTTGCTCCGTTCCTTGAAGATCTGACAGCAGACAAAGACTACTTCGAACTCGGTGAATTCCTACCCGGAACTGTGATGTCTGTCACGGTCAATGGAAGAATCGTTGCTGTTCCCTGGTTCACAGATGCAGGTCTCCTTTACTACAGAAAAGACCTCCTCGAGAAATACGGTTACGATCACGCTCCGAGAACCTGGGATGAACTCGTCGAAATGGCAAAGAAGATCTCTCAGGCTGAAGGCATCCACGGATTCGTCTGGCAGGGTGCAAGATACGAAGGCCTTGTCTGTGATTTCCTTGAATACCTCTGGTCTTTCGGTGGGGATGTGCTCGATGAGAGTGGAAAAGTTGTGATCGATTCTCCAGAAGCTGTTGCGGCTCTTCAGTTCATGGTCGATCTCATCTACAAGCACAAAGTCACTCCTGAAGGAGTTACCACCTACATGGAAGAAGACGCAAGAAGAATCTTCCAGAACGGAGAAGCTGTTTTTATGAGGAACTGGCCGTACGCCTGGTCCCTCGTGAACAGCGACGAATCCCCAATCAAAGGAAAGGTTGGAGTTGCTCCTCTTCCAATGGGTCCTGGTGGAAGAAGAGCTGCCACACTCGGTGGGTGGGTCCTCGGTATAAACAAATTCTCGTCACCTGAAGAAAAGGAAGCCGCAAAGAAGCTCATAAAGTTCCTCACAAGTTACGACCAGCAGCTCTACAAAGCGATCAACGCCGGACAGAATCCAACGAGAAAAGCCGTTTACAAAGATCCAAAACTCAAAGAAGCTGCTCCGTTCATGGTTGAACTTCTCGGAGTTTTCATCAACGCTCTTCCAAGACCAAGGGTTGCGAACTACACAGAAGTTTCCGATGTCATTCAGAGGTACGTGCACGCTGCTCTGACAAGACAGACAACACCAGAAGACGCAATAAAGAACATTGCAAAAGAGCTCAAATTCCTGCTTGGACAGTAA
- a CDS encoding carbohydrate ABC transporter permease produces the protein MEKRSGWTAFWMILPTILVISVVAFFPLFKTFYDSFYSFGLRPGIERRFVGLQNYFRLFEDTRFIMALKNTVFFTVISVSLETVLGVLIAIVVHQRFALRGVVRAAMLVPWAIPTAISSQMWRWMFHDQFGIMSRLWEKLGIIEPGTPILGTPGLAMWAIIFVDVWKTTPFMALLILAGLQVIPEDIYEAARIDGANTIQRFFRITLPLITPTIGVALIFRTLDALRVFDVVYIMTRGAVNTETLAVYNRHVLMDRAFTGAWFGYGSAISVFIFVLISIFAILYIKSLRLKLD, from the coding sequence ATGGAAAAAAGAAGTGGTTGGACAGCGTTCTGGATGATTTTGCCGACAATTCTTGTCATATCCGTAGTGGCTTTTTTTCCTCTGTTCAAAACCTTCTACGACAGTTTCTACAGTTTCGGTTTGAGGCCCGGTATAGAGAGAAGATTCGTTGGGCTTCAGAACTATTTCAGACTCTTTGAGGACACCCGCTTCATAATGGCTTTGAAAAACACCGTCTTTTTCACGGTGATTTCGGTTTCTCTGGAGACGGTGCTTGGTGTTCTCATCGCCATAGTTGTTCATCAGAGATTCGCGTTGAGAGGCGTTGTGAGGGCCGCTATGCTCGTTCCATGGGCAATTCCAACGGCCATTTCTTCTCAAATGTGGCGATGGATGTTCCACGATCAATTCGGAATAATGTCGAGACTCTGGGAGAAACTCGGAATAATAGAACCGGGAACCCCCATTCTCGGAACACCAGGGCTCGCCATGTGGGCGATCATATTCGTCGATGTGTGGAAAACGACTCCGTTCATGGCTCTTTTGATTCTCGCAGGTCTTCAGGTGATACCGGAGGATATTTACGAAGCGGCGAGAATCGACGGAGCAAATACAATTCAAAGATTCTTCAGAATCACTCTTCCGTTGATAACGCCAACGATAGGAGTGGCTCTGATCTTCAGGACACTCGATGCACTGCGCGTGTTCGATGTTGTCTACATCATGACGAGAGGTGCTGTGAACACAGAAACCCTGGCCGTTTACAACCGACACGTTCTGATGGATAGGGCTTTCACCGGTGCGTGGTTTGGATACGGTTCCGCCATATCTGTTTTCATATTCGTTCTTATATCGATCTTTGCCATACTTTACATAAAGTCCTTGAGGCTGAAACTCGATTGA
- a CDS encoding carbohydrate ABC transporter permease: MSRSITQRILLYIAVLLILIWCVFPLYWAFISSIKPDRDLFEKNPSLFPKRITFENYVKVFKERPFHINIKNSIIVAGITTVLALVVGSLAGYAIARLKFKGKVIVMSLILAVSMFPQVSILGSLFLILRGLKLINTYTGLIIPYTAMNLPLTVWVLQSFFRELPKEVEESAFIDGASKLRTLWSIVLPMSAPGLVATGLLTFIAAWNEFLFALTFMQKPSLYTVPVAVALFKGASQYEIPWGQLMAAAVIVTLPLVILVLVFQNRIIAGLSAGAVKG; the protein is encoded by the coding sequence ATGAGCAGATCGATAACGCAGAGAATCCTTCTTTATATAGCTGTTTTACTCATTCTTATATGGTGCGTTTTTCCCCTTTATTGGGCTTTTATTTCGTCGATAAAGCCTGATCGGGATCTTTTCGAAAAGAATCCCTCTCTTTTCCCAAAAAGAATAACCTTTGAAAACTACGTGAAGGTCTTCAAGGAAAGACCGTTTCATATAAACATCAAAAACAGCATTATAGTGGCAGGCATAACCACGGTTTTGGCATTAGTTGTAGGATCGCTTGCTGGATACGCCATCGCAAGGCTCAAGTTCAAGGGAAAGGTCATCGTGATGTCACTGATTCTTGCGGTGAGCATGTTTCCACAGGTTTCTATTTTGGGATCTCTATTTTTGATCTTGAGGGGATTGAAGTTGATAAACACCTACACTGGTCTCATCATACCCTACACTGCTATGAATCTGCCTCTCACTGTCTGGGTGCTCCAGAGTTTCTTCAGGGAACTTCCAAAAGAAGTGGAGGAATCGGCGTTCATCGACGGAGCCTCTAAACTCAGAACTCTCTGGTCTATCGTGCTTCCCATGTCTGCTCCTGGTCTTGTGGCAACAGGGCTTTTGACGTTCATCGCCGCGTGGAACGAGTTTCTCTTCGCTCTCACGTTCATGCAAAAGCCGAGCCTGTACACGGTTCCTGTCGCAGTCGCTCTCTTCAAAGGAGCGTCTCAGTACGAGATACCATGGGGTCAGCTCATGGCCGCAGCCGTTATCGTCACACTTCCACTTGTGATACTCGTTTTGGTTTTCCAGAACAGAATCATAGCTGGCTTGAGTGCAGGAGCGGTGAAGGGTTGA
- a CDS encoding ROK family transcriptional regulator, whose protein sequence is MQNMEIYSLKQAKTINKLRVLNTIRFEPGVTRNMISEKTGLDPSTVTKLVNEMKRKRMIYEKGILPSKLGRHSKRLYVNRDFSKAIVVDLGVTHSIVGISFFDGTVEVVDEFDTPDTPEECFRVLTEKVSRFPGVFPLIVIGVPGSVDKTHKKLAFAPNLNRWRDIDVEKYFKVFEVYLENDANLAALAEMMRNKHFGDRKNIVYILVREGIGGGIIIEGKLYKGSFNAAGEIGHMKMYDRGPCFCGRVGCWEANTSISHCVRQYEKKKPLPGRTMYEKFETLCKIYEEDPLAKEVLDEFTGILIDGIVNLVNILSPEIVIVGGEGVFLPEGVFEVIVSETRRQVHPMDKEVSVEKGSLSNKEVVLEGTSILSSMMISERLV, encoded by the coding sequence TTGCAAAACATGGAAATTTACTCCCTAAAGCAGGCAAAAACTATCAACAAATTGAGAGTTCTCAACACGATAAGATTTGAGCCTGGAGTTACTCGAAACATGATATCGGAAAAAACCGGGCTCGATCCCAGCACTGTTACAAAACTCGTGAACGAGATGAAGAGGAAAAGGATGATCTACGAGAAAGGAATACTCCCATCGAAGTTGGGAAGGCACTCCAAACGACTCTACGTGAACAGAGATTTTTCAAAGGCGATAGTGGTCGATCTTGGGGTGACGCATTCCATCGTTGGGATATCGTTTTTCGATGGGACAGTTGAAGTGGTCGATGAATTCGACACGCCCGACACACCTGAGGAGTGTTTCAGAGTTTTGACGGAAAAGGTTTCCAGGTTCCCCGGTGTTTTTCCATTGATTGTGATAGGGGTTCCAGGATCTGTTGATAAGACTCACAAGAAATTGGCATTCGCTCCAAATCTCAACAGATGGAGAGACATAGATGTGGAGAAGTACTTCAAGGTGTTCGAGGTGTATTTGGAGAACGACGCGAACCTTGCGGCCCTCGCGGAAATGATGAGAAACAAACATTTCGGTGATAGAAAGAACATCGTGTACATACTCGTCAGAGAAGGAATAGGTGGAGGCATTATCATCGAAGGAAAACTCTACAAGGGTTCTTTCAACGCGGCTGGAGAGATCGGTCACATGAAAATGTACGACAGAGGACCGTGTTTTTGTGGAAGGGTCGGATGCTGGGAGGCCAACACTTCCATCTCCCACTGCGTCCGTCAGTATGAAAAGAAAAAACCTCTTCCAGGAAGAACCATGTACGAAAAGTTCGAAACGCTCTGCAAAATATACGAAGAAGACCCACTGGCTAAAGAGGTACTGGACGAATTCACCGGTATCCTCATAGATGGTATTGTGAATCTTGTGAACATTCTGAGCCCAGAGATCGTGATTGTTGGCGGAGAAGGAGTATTTCTTCCTGAAGGTGTATTTGAGGTGATTGTATCAGAAACGAGAAGACAGGTTCATCCAATGGATAAAGAGGTTTCCGTTGAGAAGGGTAGTCTCTCCAACAAAGAAGTGGTTTTAGAGGGGACTTCGATACTTTCTTCCATGATGATAAGTGAAAGACTAGTGTAA